A single Triticum dicoccoides isolate Atlit2015 ecotype Zavitan chromosome 2A, WEW_v2.0, whole genome shotgun sequence DNA region contains:
- the LOC119355856 gene encoding protein root UVB sensitive 2, chloroplastic-like, whose protein sequence is MDILERIRGGGDKPAAMETPRRPESWVEISESVSRLCSFDAGGGGAVSVKLIQDDRMAHDKLVDSFLNKFFPSGYPYSVNEGYLTYTKFRALQHFSSAMLHVLSTQSLLFAAGLRPTPAQATAVSWILKDGMQHAGKLICSGMGARMDSEPKSWRIFADVLYDFGTALDFISPLCPQLFLEVAGLGNFAKGMAVVAARATRLPIYSSFAKEGNLSDLFAKGEAISTLFNVMGIGAGIGLSSTVCSTTQGKLIIGPLLSAVHIWGVVQEMRATPINTLNPQRTAMVVADFIKSGKVSSPAELRYREDLLFPNRLIVEAGSVKVGQPLRRVLSPRHVEELRSIFPNEKFLLTQKSDKAYMVLEQSATGEDALRGWLVAAFASEMERSGAGPRDTVLNDAYQKMESVFPVFVSEVKSRGWYTGQFLDGNHSRIAYAKSE, encoded by the exons ATGGACATACTC GAGAGAATTCGCGGAGGCGGCGACAAGCCGGCCGCGATGGAGACGCCCCGGAGGCCGGAGTCGTGGGTGGAGATTTCAGAGTCCGTCTCGCGGCTCTGCAGCTTCGACGCCGGCGGGGGCGGGGCCGTATCT GTAAAACTTATCCAGGATGACAGGATGGCACATGATAAGTTGGTTGATTCTTTCTTGAACAAGTTTTTTCCATCTGGTTATCCATACAG TGTGAATGAGGGTTACCTAACATATACCAAATTCCGAGCACTCCAGCATTTTTCTAGTGCTATGCTGCATGTGCTATCGACCCAG TCTTTATTATTTGCTGCAGGTCTACGACCTACCCCTGCGCAAGCAACGGCTGTAAGTTGG ATTCTAAAAGATGGAATGCAGCACGCAGGAAAACTCATCTGTAGCGGCATGGGGGCAAGAATGGATTCAGAGCCAAAGAGTTGGAGGATATTTG CTGATGTTCTCTATGATTTTGGTACTGCCTTGGACTTCATTTCACCACTGTGTCCGCAACTTTTTCTTGAAGTGGCAGGCTTGGGAAATTTTGCGAAG GGAATGGCTGTGGTTGCTGCCAGAGCGACAAGGCTACCAATATATTCATCTTTTGCGAAAGAAGGCAACCTTAGTGACTTGTTTGCTAAAGGGGAAGCCATCTCGACACTTTTCAATGTTATGGGGATAGGAGCTGGCATTGGATTATCATCTACAGTATGTTCAACGACTCAAGGAAAG CTAATCATAGGCCCATTGCTTTCTGCTGTGCATATATGGGGAGTGGTGCAAGAGATGAGAGCAACTCCTATAAACACACTTAATCCACAAAGAACAGCAATGGTGGTGGCTGATTTTATCAAG AGCGGAAAGGTTTCAAGCCCAGCTGAGCTAAGATACAGAGAAGATCTTCTGTTCCCTAACCGGTTAATAGTAGAAGCGGGAAGCGTGAAAGTCGGGCAACCACTTCGCAGGGTTTTGAGCCCACGGCATGTCGAAGAGCTGAGGTCTATTTTCCCAAACGAGAAATTTCTGCTCACCCAAAAAAGCGACAAGGCGTACATGGTTCTTGAGCAGAGCGCAACCGGGGAGGATGCGCTGAGGGGGTGGCTGGTCGCTGCCTTCGCTTCGGAGATGGAGAGATCAGGCGCTGGACCACGTGACACGGTCCTGAACGACGCCTATCAGAAGATGGAGAGCGTGTTCCCCGTGTTCGTTTCGGAAGTCAAGAGCAGGGGCTGGTACACAGGCCAGTTCTTGGATGGAAATCACAGTCGGATCGCGTACGCGAAATCTGAATGA